CTACGACTCGGGCTGCCTGCACCACCTCGCGCCGCACCGGCGGATCAGCTACCTGGCCCTGCTGGACCGCCACCTGAAACCGGGCGGCCACTTCGGCCTCGCCTGCTTCGCCGCGGGCACCGGCGATCCCGGCTCCGGCACCGAGCTCCCGGACGCGCAGCTCTACCGCGACGGCAGCCTCCACGGCGGCCTCGCGTACACGCCGGACGAGCTGCGCCGGCTGTTCGACGGCTACACCGAGGTCGAGCTGCGCCCGATGAAGGCGGACACCGGCCGGTTCGGTGTGCCGTTCCTACTCGTGGCGCTGTTCCGGAAGGAGTGAGAACCCCGGCGGCAGCCGCACTTCCGTCACTTCGCCGGCAGCGTCGATCGTGATGTCCACAGTGGACCCGGCCAGCGGCAGGCCTCGGACCCGCAGCGCCCCGACCGGGCTCGGCCGGGGCGGGTCCAGGGTGACCGTCCCGGCGGGGACGTCGACGTCCAGGCCGAGGAACGCCACGAGCAGGCTCACCGCGGCCGCCGCCGACCACGCCTGCGGGCGGCACGACGCCGGGTAGGGGAGCGGCGACGACGTCTCCGCGAGGTCGTGGCCGGAGAACAGCTCGGGCAACCGGTAATCGAACGCCGGAGCGGCCGAAAGCAGTTGTGTCGCCAAGGAAGCCGCGCGCGAACCCTGCCCCGACCGCTGCAGGCCCCGGACGACGATCGCCGTGTCGTGCGGCCAGACCGAGCCGCAGTGGTAGCTCAGCGGCGAATAGCCGCCCGAGGACGAACTCATCGTGCGCAGGCCGAACCCGGACGCCAGCGACGGGCCCAGCAGCAGGGCCCCGA
This genomic window from Amycolatopsis mongoliensis contains:
- a CDS encoding amylo-alpha-1,6-glucosidase, with amino-acid sequence MRAASLLTALGEPADGLAEWASALRTRFRDRFWVSTSDGHYPALALDGDKRPVDALTSNIGHLLGTGLLSGPESSEIGALLLGPSLASGFGLRTMSSSSGGYSPLSYHCGSVWPHDTAIVVRGLQRSGQGSRAASLATQLLSAAPAFDYRLPELFSGHDLAETSSPLPYPASCRPQAWSAAAAVSLLVAFLGLDVDVPAGTVTLDPPRPSPVGALRVRGLPLAGSTVDITIDAAGEVTEVRLPPGFSLLPEQRHE